A window from Culex pipiens pallens isolate TS chromosome 3, TS_CPP_V2, whole genome shotgun sequence encodes these proteins:
- the LOC120422053 gene encoding venom protease-like translates to MFIHAFSHINHADDACFTPDGQTGICISYVNCDVIVRLLVQNSQVRDPNIESYVQQSLCGNRDLQMVCCPALRFSAQIPAPTTTAPTTSGSFFYFSSAPSSTTVGTINTITTTTFAPLAGQYRLPTNSLDRCGMSNASHARVVGGMDAQLGAWPWMAALGYRSSNFDLTTGPKFLCGGTLITAKHVVTAAHCIQNLLYFVRLGEYDIASTNDGANPVDIYVEKTIIHEQYNEKTIQNDIAMIWLQQTAPLSDMIKPICLPIEEAIRSRDLTYYSPFVAGWGTTSYRGPTANRLQEVQVIVLPTDQCAFNYKLYFPDQVFDDKVLCAGFPQGGKDSCQGDSGGPLMLPQLAANGQYYYYNLIGIVSYGYECAKPGFPGVYVKVGAFIPWIQSKLNV, encoded by the exons ATGTTTATTCATGCTTTCTCACATATTAATCATGCAGACGATGCCTGTTTTACTCCCGATGGACAGACCGGAATTTGTATCTCGTATGTAAACTGTGATGTCATTGTCCGCTTGCTGGTTCAAAACTCGCAGGTGCGTGACCCCAATATCGAGAGTTATGTCCAGCAAAGTCTTTGTGGAAATCGCGACCTACAAATG GTTTGTTGTCCTGCACTACGATTCTCAGCGCAAATACCGGCTCCAACTACCACTGCCCCAACTACCTCAGGATCATTTTTCTACTTTTCGAGTGCACCATCCAGTACTACCGTAGGTACCATCAACACTATCACAACTACAACATTTGCTCCGCTGGCGGGGCAGTACCGTCTTCCGACCAACTCGCTGGACCGCTGCGGAATGTCCAACGCATCCCATGCCCGCGTTGTTGGCGGAATGGACGCCCAACTTGGCGCTTGGCCGTGGATGGCCGCGTTAGGCTATCGATCTAGTAACTTCGACCTTACGACGGGTCCAAAATTTCTATGCGGTGGCACCCTGATCACCGCCAAACACGTGGTCACAGCCGCCCATTGCATACAGAATCTGCTCTACTTTGTACGACTGGGCGAGTACGATATCGCATCTACGAACGACGGCGCCAACCCCGTTGATATCTACGTAGAAAAAACAATTATCCACGAGCAGTATAACGAGAAAACCATACAGAACGACATAGCTATGATCTGGCTGCAGCAGACTGCACCACTCTCGGACATGATCAAGCCGATCTGTTTGCCGATCGAGGAGGCGATCCGTTCGCGTGACCTAACCTATTACTCACCGTTTGTGGCCGGTTGGGGAACGACCTCGTACCGGGGACCCACGGCCAATCGTCTGCAGGAGGTGCAAGTGATAGTGCTGCCCACGGATCAATGTGCGTTCAACTATAAGCTCTACTTCCCGGATCAGGTGTTTGACGATAAGGTGCTGTGCGCCGGGTTTCCCCAAGGCGGAAAGGATTCCTGCCAGGGTGACAGCGGTGGTCCGTTGATGTTGCCTCAG CTCGCGGCCAACGGTCAGTACTACTACTACAACTTAATCGGGATAGTTTCGTACGGCTACGAATGTGCCAAACCGGGCTTTCCAGGTGTGTACGTCAAGGTCGGTGCGTTCATACCGTGGATTCAATCGAAATTGAATGTATAA
- the LOC120421510 gene encoding mucin-2, translating into MTNENRLLGLSVVPFVKREVKCIFVMALDEICWKLLLFPWIAKLGHWKHYCALQLKTTTPFPFITLPNGYTFPTGTTTSPFTFTPLTTQSMGTAPPLTFSTGSPTPTSTSTTFSTTQSVTFSTIPTTFPSLTSTTFQTTLPTGTPITVTTAPNTQTITQPILTSTTPSPISSTTSTISQTTQTISVPPITSTLLSSLFPTVTFTPPIATSTIPGVTLTSLPTVTPASSISPLPTFPTFLSTLTPPAITSTFATTTSCPPVPPTCPPTVTSTTTGTSVPSPTPSIDPRQLANGCPCLDPRGQLVNLKTFR; encoded by the exons ATGACAAATGAGAATAGACTGTTA GGATTGTCGGTCGTGCCATTCGTAAAACGTGAAGTGAAGTGTATTTTTGTGATGGCtttggatgaaatttgttgGAAGTTGCTGCTGTTTCCGTGGATTGCCAAGTTGGGACATTGGAAACATTATTGTGCATTACAGTTGAAGACAACTACCCCGTTCCCGTTTATAACGCTTCCCAACGGTTATACCTTCCCGACTGGGACGACAACGTCTCCGTTCACGTTCACTCCATTGACGACACAGTCAATGGGTACGGCGCCACCTCTTACGTTCAGTACTGGAAGTCCCACCCCGACGAGTACAAGTACCACGTTCAGTACTACGCAGAGTGTTACGTTCAGCACCATTCCAACGACCTTTCCAAGTTTGACTTCGACAACATTCCAAACTACGTTGCCAACTGGTACTCCGATCACCGTGACCACAGCTCCAAATACTCAGACAATAACTCAGCCAATACTCACTAGTACAACTCCATCTCCAATAAGTAGTACTACAAGTACCATATCCCAAACAACTCAAACCATTTCTGTCCCTCCAATAACGTCAACCCTGTTGTCCTCGTTGTTCCCAACAGTCACGTTCACACCTCCGATAGCCACTAGCACAATTCCTGGAGTCACATTAACCTCACTGCCTACAGTAACACCAGCGTCCAGCATTTCACCCTTGCCCACATTCCCAACCTTCCTGTCCACCCTAACTCCTCCGGCGATAACCAGTACATTTGCTACGACGACGAGCTGCCCTCCGGTTCCTCCCACGTGCCCACCAACGGTGACGTCTACCACAACTGGCACTTCCGTTCCGTCGCCAACTCCCAGCATTGACCCCCGGCAGTTGGCCAACGGTTGTCCCTGTCTCGATCCTCGCGGACAACTGGTGAATTTGAAAACGTTTCGATAG
- the LOC120422068 gene encoding ras-like protein 2, producing the protein MSRYNQSNPGSYAQTYKLVVVGGGGVGKSAITIQFIQSYFVTDYDPTIEDSYTKQCVIDDVPAKLDILDTAGQEEFSAMREQYMRSGEGFLLVFAVTDHASFDEMYKFHKQILRVKDRDEFPMLMVGNKSDLDHQRVVSLDEAQQLSRQLKIPYIECSAKLRINVDQAFHELVRVVRKFQLSERPLIDEKGKRKGGKKKCCIL; encoded by the exons ATGTCCCGTTATAACCAGTCGAACCCTGGCAGCTATGCCCAAACGTACAAGCTCGTCGTAGTAGGAGGAGGAGGTGTCGGAAAGTCCGCAATCACCATACAGTTCATACAG AGCTACTTCGTCACCGACTATGACCCCACTATCGAAGATTCCTACACCAAGCAATGTGTCATTGACGATGTGCCAGCAAAACTGGACA TTTTGGACACTGCCGGCCAGGAAGAATTCAGCGCCATGCGGGAGCAGTACATGCGGTCCGGCGAGGGATTCCTGCTGGTGTTTGCCGTAACGGATCATGCCAGCTTCGACGAGATGTACAAGTTTCACAAGCAAATTCTGCGCGTCAAGGACCGCGACGAGTTCCCGATGCTGATGGTGGGCAACAAATCCGACCTGGACCACCAACGGGTCGTATCGTTGGATGAAGCCCAACAGCTCAGCCGACAGTTAAAGATTCCGTACATCGAATGCAGTGCCAAGCTGAGAATCAACGTAGATCAGGCGTTCCACGAATTGGTTCGCGTCGTCAGGAAGTTTCAGCTGTCCGAGAGGCCTCTGATAGACGAGAAGGGCAAACGAAAGGGCGGAAAGAAGAAATGCTGCATTTTATAA